A genomic stretch from Rhinatrema bivittatum chromosome 9, aRhiBiv1.1, whole genome shotgun sequence includes:
- the PAQR9 gene encoding membrane progestin receptor epsilon encodes MQERRGAKYRTDAEGRQQSARLAAGKRSAASRAAGKDAPPPPPRARMPAPLLRWDEVPGDFVECFILSGYRRLHGTAPECLASVFQATNETLNFWTHFIPLLLFASRFGRLLFLAGELPCHHPALLPLWCYASGVLLTFAMSCAAHVFSCLSLRLRTAFFYLDYASISYYGFGSTVAYYHYLLPRLSLLDASVMTPYLQGLGWRVDYGRLLALYRALVLPLAFLLAVACTFACCKSRAEDCPYPFAVRTFVFAMPLSMACPVAIESWLFDLRGRDPTLFLHFHRRYFWLLVAAFFNVSKLPERIQPGLFDIVGHSHQLFHVFTFLSIHDQMCYVEDGLDQFLKSPPTAPTFAGTLGFMLLLIFCLGMVVRKFLSRASLYKGE; translated from the coding sequence ATGCAGGAGCGACGCGGTGCAAAGTACCGCACTGATGCTGAAGGACGGCAACAGAGCGCTCGCCTCGCCGCCGGGAAGCGCTCCGCCGCCTCGCGCGCCGCCGGGAAGGACGCCCCGCCGCCTCCTCCGCGGGCCAGGATGCCCGCGCCGCTGCTGAGGTGGGACGAGGTGCCCGGCGACTTCGTCGAGTGCTTCATCCTGTCGGGCTACCGGCGGCTGCACGGCACGGCGCCGGAGTGCCTGGCCTCCGTCTTCCAGGCCACCAACGAGACCCTCAACTTCTGGACGCACTTCATCCCGCTGCTGCTCTTCGCCAGCCGCTTCGGCCGCCTCCTCTTCCTGGCCGGCGAGCTGCCCTGCCACCACCCCGCCCTGCTGCCGCTCTGGTGCTACGCCTCGGGCGTCCTGCTGACATTCGCCATGAGCTGCGCCGCCCACGTGTTCAGCTGCCTCTCGCTGCGCCTGCGCACCGCCTTCTTCTACCTGGACTACGCTTCCATCAGCTACTACGGCTTCGGCAGCACGGTGGCCTACTACCACTACCTGCTGCCGCGGCTGAGCCTGCTCGACGCCAGCGTCATGACGCCCTACCTGCAGGGCCTGGGCTGGCGCGTGGACTACGGGCGCCTGCTGGCGCTGTACCGCGCGCTCGTGCTGCCCCTGGCCTTCCTGCTGGCCGTGGCGTGCACCTTCGCCTGCTGCAAGAGCCGCGCCGAGGACTGCCCCTACCCCTTCGCCGTGCGCACCTTCGTCTTCGCCATGCCCCTCAGCATGGCCTGCCCGGTGGCGATCGAGAGCTGGCTCTTCGACCTGCGGGGCCGCGACCCCACCCTCTTCCTGCACTTCCACCGGCGCTACTTCTGGCTGCTGGTGGCCGCCTTTTTCAACGTCAGCAAGCTGCCCGAGCGGATCCAGCCGGGGCTCTTCGACATCGTGGGCCACAGCCACCAGCTCTTCCACGTCTTCACCTTCCTCAGCATCCACGACCAGATGTGCTACGTGGAGGACGGCCTGGACCAGTTTCTAAAGTCGCCCCCCACGGCGCCCACCTTTGCGGGGACCCTGGGattcatgctgcttctgatcttttGTTTGGGGATGGTGGTGAGGAAATTTTTAAGCAGAGCAAGTCTCTATAAAGGGGAGTAA